One Bosea sp. 685 DNA segment encodes these proteins:
- a CDS encoding biotin--[acetyl-CoA-carboxylase] ligase, with amino-acid sequence MLSEAARAAGYRLIIRDEVGSTMEEARRALDQGDAGKLWIVARSQNAGRGRHGRQWGSPPGNLYVSLLLTAPCEPALAPQLGFVAGLALHDAAAAVTGLTAPGLALKWPNDLLIERAKTAGLLLEGESRAGQLNVIIGFGVNIASCAQNTPYPASFLKQHRPAASIEAMLTALSEAWVARLRAWQQPGGFGPTRAAWLERAAFLGETITIRLPEGPLEGRFIGLDPSGRLEMETATGRRAIDAGDLFFGPPA; translated from the coding sequence ATGCTCTCTGAAGCAGCCCGCGCCGCCGGCTACCGCCTGATCATCCGTGACGAGGTCGGCTCCACCATGGAGGAGGCGCGGCGCGCGCTCGACCAGGGCGATGCCGGCAAGCTCTGGATCGTCGCGCGCAGCCAGAACGCCGGTCGCGGCCGCCATGGCCGGCAATGGGGTTCGCCGCCCGGCAATCTCTATGTCAGCCTGCTGTTGACCGCACCTTGCGAGCCGGCGCTCGCGCCGCAGCTCGGCTTCGTCGCCGGTTTAGCGCTGCATGACGCCGCCGCCGCCGTCACGGGGCTTACGGCTCCCGGCCTTGCTCTGAAATGGCCCAACGACCTGCTGATCGAGCGCGCCAAGACGGCCGGCCTCTTGCTGGAAGGCGAGAGCCGGGCAGGGCAGCTCAATGTGATCATCGGCTTTGGCGTCAACATCGCTTCCTGTGCGCAAAACACGCCCTATCCGGCGAGTTTCCTGAAGCAGCATCGGCCTGCCGCCAGCATCGAGGCGATGCTGACGGCGCTCAGCGAGGCCTGGGTTGCGCGCTTGCGCGCCTGGCAGCAGCCCGGCGGCTTTGGGCCGACGCGCGCCGCCTGGCTGGAGCGCGCCGCCTTTCTCGGCGAAACGATCACGATCAGGCTGCCGGAAGGCCCGCTCGAAGGGCGCTTCATCGGGCTCGACCCATCCGGCCGGCTCGAAATGGAAACCGCCACCGGCCGCCGCGCCATCGATGCCGGCGATCTGTTTTTCGGCCCGCCGGCCTGA
- the der gene encoding ribosome biogenesis GTPase Der, translating into MTAIVAIIGRPNVGKSTLFNRLVGKKLALVDDRPGVTRDRREGEASLGHLRFTIIDTAGLEEADKESLAGRMRAQTETAIEQADVILFMIDARLGITPMDQPFADLVRKSGKPVILLANKAEGRKGLDGIFESYALGLGDPVPFSAEHGEGTSDLLEALAPFVDVEPEEEEAFDESYGDKRWVDAPAAAGEDDEEYNDPNKPLRVTIIGRPNAGKSTLVNRMIGEDRLLVGPEAGITRDTISVDYEWRGRPVKLFDTAGMRKRARIEEKLEKMSVQDALRAIRFAEVVVVLLDATIPFEKQDLTLVDFTEREGRTVVIGLNKWDLVADKNGLLAELKEKAKHLLAQVRGVPIVPLSGLAGEGIDRLMQAVFESYDVWNRRVSTARINRWLEGVLSAHPPPAVAGRRIKIRYMTQAKARPPTFALFGNQLDHLPVSYTRYLVNNLREAFELPGTPIRLHTRGGENPYDKGKK; encoded by the coding sequence ATGACCGCCATCGTCGCCATCATCGGCCGCCCCAATGTCGGCAAGTCGACGCTGTTCAACCGGCTCGTCGGCAAGAAGCTCGCGCTCGTCGACGACCGGCCCGGCGTGACGCGCGACCGGCGCGAGGGCGAGGCCTCGCTCGGACATCTGCGCTTCACCATCATCGATACGGCCGGGCTTGAAGAGGCCGACAAGGAATCGCTTGCCGGCCGTATGCGCGCGCAGACTGAAACCGCGATTGAGCAGGCCGACGTCATCCTGTTCATGATCGACGCACGGCTTGGCATCACGCCGATGGACCAGCCCTTTGCCGACCTTGTGCGCAAATCCGGCAAGCCCGTGATCCTGCTCGCCAACAAGGCGGAAGGCAGGAAGGGGTTGGACGGCATCTTCGAATCCTATGCGCTGGGCCTCGGCGATCCCGTGCCGTTCTCGGCCGAGCATGGCGAAGGCACCTCGGACCTCTTGGAGGCGCTCGCACCTTTCGTCGATGTGGAGCCGGAAGAGGAAGAGGCCTTCGACGAGAGCTATGGCGACAAGCGTTGGGTCGATGCCCCGGCCGCCGCTGGCGAGGACGACGAAGAGTACAACGACCCGAACAAGCCGCTGCGCGTCACCATCATCGGCCGCCCCAATGCCGGCAAGTCGACCTTGGTCAACCGCATGATTGGCGAGGATCGCCTGCTCGTTGGCCCCGAGGCCGGCATCACGCGCGACACGATCTCCGTCGACTACGAGTGGCGCGGCCGGCCCGTAAAGCTGTTCGATACGGCCGGCATGCGCAAGCGCGCCCGGATCGAGGAAAAGCTCGAGAAGATGTCGGTGCAGGACGCACTGCGCGCGATCCGCTTCGCCGAGGTCGTCGTCGTGTTGCTGGATGCCACGATCCCGTTCGAGAAGCAGGATCTGACGCTCGTCGATTTCACCGAGCGCGAAGGCCGCACTGTCGTCATCGGCCTGAACAAATGGGATCTGGTCGCCGACAAGAACGGCCTCTTGGCGGAGTTGAAGGAGAAGGCCAAGCATCTGCTCGCGCAGGTGCGCGGCGTGCCGATCGTACCGCTTTCGGGGCTTGCCGGCGAGGGTATCGACCGATTGATGCAGGCGGTGTTCGAGAGCTACGACGTCTGGAATCGTCGCGTCTCGACGGCCCGAATCAACCGCTGGCTGGAAGGCGTGCTCTCGGCCCATCCGCCGCCAGCCGTCGCCGGCCGGCGCATCAAGATCCGCTACATGACGCAGGCCAAGGCGCGCCCGCCGACCTTCGCGCTGTTCGGCAACCAGCTCGACCATCTGCCGGTGTCCTACACCCGCTATCTGGTCAACAATCTGCGCGAGGCCTTCGAATTGCCGGGAACGCCGATCCGCCTGCATACGCGCGGCGGCGAGAACCCCTACGACAAAGGCAAGAAGTAG
- a CDS encoding peptidylprolyl isomerase encodes MLRSSLAALALIASLGMAQAQAPDPTNTLVLETKDGPVTIRLRPDLAPKHVAQIKALTKRGFYDGIVFHRVIDGFMAQTGDPTGTGTGKSDLPNLPAEFTPTPYKVGSVGMARSQSPDSANSQFFICFEGCGSLTGQYTLFGEVVSGMDAVRKIKKGSQSANGQVTNPDKIVRMRLQADAK; translated from the coding sequence ATGCTGCGCAGCTCTCTCGCCGCTCTCGCCCTCATCGCCTCGCTCGGCATGGCCCAGGCCCAGGCGCCGGACCCGACCAATACACTGGTTCTGGAGACCAAGGATGGGCCGGTGACGATCCGGCTGCGGCCCGATCTCGCGCCCAAGCATGTCGCGCAGATCAAGGCGCTGACCAAGCGCGGCTTCTATGACGGCATCGTCTTCCACCGCGTCATCGACGGCTTCATGGCCCAGACCGGCGACCCGACCGGCACCGGCACCGGCAAGTCCGATCTGCCGAACCTGCCGGCTGAATTCACCCCGACGCCTTACAAGGTCGGCTCGGTCGGCATGGCCCGTTCGCAATCGCCCGATTCCGCCAATTCCCAGTTCTTCATCTGCTTTGAGGGCTGCGGTTCGCTGACAGGCCAGTACACACTGTTCGGCGAGGTCGTCTCGGGCATGGACGCCGTGCGCAAGATCAAGAAGGGCAGCCAATCGGCCAATGGCCAGGTCACGAACCCTGACAAGATCGTCCGCATGCGCCTGCAGGCCGACGCCAAGTAA
- a CDS encoding tetratricopeptide repeat protein, with product MADIFREIDEEVRRDKAAAIWSKYGNVFVALAVLAVLAVAGWQYWLHRENQASQAVGARLEAALKSSRDGNGAEAETILKELTEGAPAGYRQIARFRLAAETAKRDATAGVAAFDALANDGGLDALYRDLARLRAGMLRVDLAPYAEVKTALEPLVTPQGVWRHSAREMLGIAALKANLFEDAGRWFDAIVTDPQAPQVLRQRTDLYLALVRGGPVETKN from the coding sequence ATGGCCGATATTTTTCGCGAAATCGATGAAGAGGTGCGCCGCGACAAGGCGGCGGCCATCTGGAGCAAATACGGCAATGTCTTCGTCGCGCTGGCCGTGCTGGCCGTGCTCGCCGTCGCGGGCTGGCAGTATTGGCTGCATCGCGAGAACCAGGCCTCCCAGGCTGTCGGCGCGCGGCTCGAAGCTGCGCTGAAATCCTCGCGCGACGGCAATGGCGCGGAGGCCGAGACGATCCTGAAGGAGCTCACTGAGGGCGCTCCCGCCGGCTATCGCCAGATCGCGCGCTTCCGCCTCGCTGCCGAGACCGCCAAGCGCGACGCCACTGCCGGTGTCGCGGCTTTCGACGCACTCGCCAATGATGGCGGGCTCGATGCGCTCTATCGCGATCTGGCGCGCCTGCGCGCCGGCATGCTGCGCGTCGATCTCGCGCCCTATGCCGAGGTCAAGACGGCGCTGGAGCCGCTGGTGACGCCTCAGGGCGTCTGGCGCCACTCGGCGCGGGAGATGCTGGGCATCGCGGCGCTCAAGGCCAATCTCTTCGAGGATGCCGGGCGCTGGTTCGATGCGATCGTCACCGACCCGCAGGCTCCGCAGGTGCTGCGCCAGCGCACCGATCTCTACCTCGCTCTGGTCCGTGGCGGCCCGGTCGAGACGAAGAACTGA
- a CDS encoding peptidylprolyl isomerase, which translates to MSLDPENTLVMETTKGKVVIKLRPDLAPGHVERLKTLSRQGFYDGIVFHRVIDGFMAQVGCPHGTGTGGSDLPDLKAEFNAQPHVRGICSMARSQNPNSANSQFFIVFDDARFLDKQYTAWGEVVEGMENVDKIKRGEPVRDPDSIVSMKVLADVA; encoded by the coding sequence ATGTCGCTCGATCCCGAGAACACCCTCGTCATGGAAACCACCAAGGGCAAAGTCGTCATCAAGCTGCGCCCCGACCTGGCTCCCGGCCATGTCGAGCGCCTGAAGACGCTGTCGCGCCAGGGCTTTTATGATGGCATCGTCTTCCACCGCGTCATCGACGGCTTCATGGCCCAGGTCGGCTGCCCGCATGGCACCGGCACCGGCGGCTCGGACCTGCCCGACCTGAAGGCCGAGTTCAATGCGCAGCCGCATGTGCGCGGCATCTGCTCGATGGCCCGTTCGCAGAACCCGAACTCGGCCAACAGCCAGTTCTTCATCGTCTTCGACGATGCTCGCTTCCTCGACAAGCAGTACACCGCCTGGGGCGAGGTCGTTGAAGGCATGGAGAATGTCGACAAGATCAAGCGCGGCGAGCCGGTGCGCGATCCCGATTCCATCGTCTCGATGAAGGTTCTGGCCGACGTGGCCTGA
- a CDS encoding RidA family protein yields MDEITFFGEPEAGSPRPFSAATRAGGLVFVSGHSAPHDPERGVFRGDTPAEEVRNALAKITEILVQAGSSLDRVVQVSMLITNPDDYAACNAEYVKHFPGGLPARHTARFGVPTQARVAFSCIALATDATRDDRS; encoded by the coding sequence ATGGACGAGATCACCTTCTTCGGCGAGCCGGAAGCGGGATCGCCGCGCCCCTTCAGCGCCGCGACGCGGGCCGGCGGCCTGGTCTTCGTCTCCGGCCATTCGGCGCCGCATGATCCCGAGCGTGGCGTCTTTCGCGGCGATACGCCGGCCGAGGAGGTCCGCAACGCATTGGCGAAGATCACCGAGATCCTGGTGCAGGCGGGCAGCAGCCTCGATCGCGTCGTGCAGGTTTCGATGCTGATCACCAACCCCGACGACTATGCCGCCTGCAACGCCGAATATGTGAAGCATTTTCCGGGCGGGTTGCCGGCGCGCCATACGGCCCGTTTCGGCGTGCCGACGCAGGCGCGCGTCGCTTTTTCCTGCATCGCGCTCGCCACTGATGCGACAAGGGATGACCGCTCATGA
- the mce gene encoding methylmalonyl-CoA epimerase, translating to MIGRLNHVAIAVKDLAASTALYRDTLGARVSQPLPQPEHGVTVVFVELPNTKIELLEPTGPDSPVAKFLERNPDGGIHHICYEVDDILAARDRLKATGARVLGSGEPRIGAHGKPVLFLHPKDFCGTLVELEQA from the coding sequence ATGATCGGACGCCTCAACCACGTCGCCATCGCCGTGAAGGATCTCGCGGCCTCGACGGCGCTTTATCGCGATACGCTGGGCGCGCGGGTCTCGCAGCCGCTGCCGCAGCCTGAGCATGGCGTGACGGTGGTCTTCGTGGAGCTGCCGAATACCAAGATCGAATTGCTGGAGCCGACGGGCCCTGACTCGCCCGTCGCGAAATTCCTCGAGCGCAACCCCGATGGCGGCATCCACCATATCTGCTACGAGGTCGACGACATCCTGGCTGCCCGCGATCGATTGAAGGCGACAGGCGCGCGCGTTCTGGGCTCCGGAGAGCCGCGCATCGGCGCCCATGGCAAGCCGGTGCTGTTCCTGCACCCCAAGGATTTCTGCGGCACACTCGTCGAGCTCGAGCAGGCCTGA
- a CDS encoding NADH-quinone oxidoreductase subunit M, translating to MFGFGILTGLLVLPLVGAAFILAQRGDEASVDSNARYAALAATIATFVLALVAWGRFDPANPGFQMVETHGWVSDAIKFKLGVDGFSFPFVVLTAFLMPFCILASWTSVTKRVREYMVAFLILETLMIGVFVALDLVLFYLFFEAGLIPMFLIIGIWGGKRRVYASYKFFLYTLLGSVLLLLALMAMYWNAGTTDIPTLLAHQFPGGMQTWLWLAFFASFAVKMPMWPVHTWLPDAHVEAPTAGSVILAAILLKMGGYGFIRFSIPMFPEASQYFAPFVFALSVIAIVYTSLVALMQEDIKKLIAYSSVAHMGFVTMGLFTLTAQGIQGAMFQMVSHGLVSGALFLCVGVVYDRMHTREIAAYGGLVNRMPIYAVIFMVFTMANVGLPGTAGFVGEFLTLLGAFKANPWVAFIATSGVILSACYALWLYRRVMFGELVKPELKGIMDLNRREIVILVPLVLLTVWYGIRPGTILDAFAAPTEALIKNYQAALTAAKTAMLVVH from the coding sequence ATGTTCGGCTTCGGTATCCTCACCGGTCTTCTCGTCCTGCCGCTGGTCGGCGCGGCGTTCATCCTGGCGCAGCGCGGCGACGAGGCTTCGGTCGACTCGAATGCGCGCTATGCGGCGCTGGCGGCGACGATCGCGACCTTCGTGCTGGCGCTGGTCGCCTGGGGCCGCTTCGACCCCGCCAATCCCGGCTTCCAGATGGTCGAGACCCATGGCTGGGTCTCCGACGCGATCAAGTTCAAGCTCGGCGTCGACGGCTTCTCATTCCCGTTCGTGGTGCTGACCGCCTTCCTGATGCCGTTCTGCATCCTGGCGTCGTGGACATCCGTGACGAAGCGGGTGCGCGAATACATGGTCGCGTTCCTGATCCTGGAGACGCTGATGATCGGCGTCTTCGTGGCGCTCGACCTCGTGCTGTTCTACCTGTTCTTCGAGGCCGGCCTGATCCCGATGTTCCTGATCATCGGCATCTGGGGCGGCAAGCGCCGGGTCTACGCCTCCTACAAGTTCTTCCTCTACACGCTGCTCGGCTCGGTCCTGCTGCTGCTGGCGCTGATGGCGATGTACTGGAACGCCGGAACCACCGACATCCCGACGCTGCTGGCGCACCAGTTCCCGGGTGGCATGCAGACCTGGCTGTGGCTCGCCTTCTTCGCCTCCTTCGCGGTGAAGATGCCGATGTGGCCGGTCCATACCTGGCTGCCTGACGCCCATGTCGAGGCGCCCACCGCGGGCTCCGTCATCCTGGCTGCGATCCTGCTGAAGATGGGCGGCTACGGCTTCATCCGCTTCTCTATCCCGATGTTCCCGGAGGCGTCGCAGTATTTCGCACCCTTCGTCTTCGCGCTCTCGGTCATCGCCATCGTCTACACCTCGCTGGTGGCTTTGATGCAGGAGGACATCAAGAAGCTGATCGCCTACTCCTCGGTGGCGCATATGGGCTTCGTCACCATGGGTCTGTTTACCCTCACCGCGCAGGGCATCCAGGGCGCGATGTTCCAGATGGTCAGCCACGGGCTGGTCTCGGGCGCGCTCTTCCTGTGCGTCGGCGTCGTCTATGACCGCATGCATACCCGTGAGATCGCGGCCTATGGCGGGCTGGTCAACCGCATGCCGATCTACGCCGTCATCTTCATGGTCTTCACCATGGCCAATGTCGGCCTTCCCGGCACGGCCGGTTTCGTCGGCGAGTTCCTGACGCTGTTGGGCGCCTTCAAGGCGAATCCCTGGGTTGCCTTCATCGCGACCTCTGGCGTCATCCTCTCGGCCTGTTACGCGCTCTGGCTCTATCGCCGCGTCATGTTCGGCGAGCTGGTCAAGCCGGAGCTCAAGGGCATCATGGATCTGAACCGCCGCGAGATCGTGATCCTCGTGCCGCTCGTCCTGCTGACGGTCTGGTACGGCATCCGCCCCGGCACGATCCTCGATGCTTTTGCCGCGCCGACCGAAGCCCTCATCAAGAATTATCAGGCCGCACTCACCGCCGCGAAAACGGCGATGCTGGTCGTTCATTAG
- the queA gene encoding tRNA preQ1(34) S-adenosylmethionine ribosyltransferase-isomerase QueA, translating to MDVGLFNFDLPEDRIALRPASPRDAARLLVVRPDAPEPFEDRGIRDLVGLLQPGDALVLNDTRVIPSRLRGRRFRGETSAGIEIMLHKREAADRWRAFARPAKKLTIGEMIVFGEPGAGNVCELGRLEAEILSRGEGGEVELRFALSGPMLDEAIARLGELPLPPYIAGKRPTDQQDASDYQTMHAREDGAVAAPTAGLHFTPDLVAALEARGVSRHLVTLHVGAGTFLPVKADDTSEHRMHAEWGSVSPETAAALNAVKAKGGRVVAVGTTSLRLLESATGEDGVIAPFSGDTAIFITPGYRFRAVDLLLTNFHLPRSTLFMLVSAFCGLDIMKRAYAHAIADNYRFYSYGDASLLYRSA from the coding sequence GTGGATGTCGGGCTCTTCAATTTCGACCTCCCCGAAGACCGCATCGCGCTGAGGCCCGCCAGCCCGCGCGATGCGGCGCGTCTGCTCGTCGTCAGGCCTGATGCGCCTGAGCCTTTCGAGGATCGCGGCATCCGCGACCTCGTCGGCCTGCTCCAGCCGGGTGATGCGCTTGTCCTGAACGACACCCGCGTCATCCCCTCGCGCCTGCGCGGCCGTCGCTTCAGGGGCGAGACCTCGGCCGGCATCGAGATCATGCTGCATAAGCGCGAGGCGGCTGATCGCTGGCGCGCCTTCGCCCGCCCGGCCAAGAAGCTCACCATTGGCGAGATGATCGTCTTCGGCGAGCCTGGAGCAGGTAATGTCTGCGAACTCGGCCGGCTCGAAGCCGAGATCCTGTCGAGAGGCGAGGGCGGCGAGGTCGAGTTGCGCTTTGCTCTGTCAGGGCCAATGCTCGACGAGGCTATCGCGCGGCTAGGTGAACTGCCGCTGCCGCCCTATATCGCCGGCAAGCGCCCGACCGACCAACAGGATGCGAGCGACTACCAGACCATGCATGCCCGCGAGGACGGCGCGGTCGCCGCTCCGACGGCTGGCCTGCATTTCACACCGGACCTCGTCGCCGCGCTCGAGGCGCGCGGGGTCTCGCGCCACCTCGTTACGCTGCATGTCGGAGCGGGGACCTTCCTGCCTGTGAAGGCGGACGATACAAGCGAGCACCGCATGCATGCCGAATGGGGCAGCGTCTCGCCCGAGACGGCCGCTGCGCTGAATGCGGTCAAGGCGAAGGGTGGGCGCGTCGTCGCGGTCGGCACGACCTCGCTGCGCCTGCTCGAAAGCGCCACTGGCGAGGATGGCGTCATCGCGCCTTTCTCCGGCGACACCGCGATCTTCATCACGCCGGGCTATCGTTTCCGCGCCGTCGACCTGCTGCTGACCAATTTCCACCTGCCGCGCTCGACGCTGTTCATGCTGGTCTCGGCCTTTTGCGGTCTCGACATCATGAAACGCGCCTATGCCCATGCGATCGCGGACAATTATCGCTTCTACTCCTATGGCGACGCCAGCCTGCTATATCGCAGCGCATAG
- a CDS encoding DUF1467 family protein, with amino-acid sequence MTIAGGLAVYFVIWWTVLFAVLPFGVRSQAEAGEVTDGTEPGAPVLPGLLKKALITSVIAGVVFALVWYIWAKFDL; translated from the coding sequence ATGACCATTGCCGGCGGGCTCGCCGTTTATTTCGTGATCTGGTGGACGGTGCTGTTTGCCGTGCTGCCCTTCGGCGTGCGCAGCCAGGCTGAGGCCGGCGAGGTCACGGACGGTACGGAACCGGGCGCGCCGGTCCTTCCAGGCCTGCTCAAGAAGGCCTTGATCACCTCGGTCATCGCCGGCGTGGTCTTTGCGCTGGTCTGGTATATCTGGGCGAAGTTCGACCTCTAA
- a CDS encoding ribonuclease J — MTRSSDQLVFVPLGGLGEIGMNAALYGFGPEGRRKWILVDCGLSFAGPEVPGVDIILPDLRYIIEERANLLGIIITHAHEDHIGALAALWPSLRAPVYCTRFAAGLLATRRLSEPGAPKVPMHVVAQGGRVTLGPFDIEFVPVAHSIPESNALAIRTPVGLVVHTGDWKIDPTPQVGLPTDEKRLRELGDEGVLALICDSTNVMRDGTSPSEAEVAAKLKELVHSAPGRVAVTTFASNVARLRAVAEAAMADQREVVVVGRAMDRVIDVARECGYLDGIPAFRSADTYGYLPRDKVVALLTGSQGEPRAALSRIASDDHPEIALSPGDRVIFSSRTIPGNEKAVGNILNALARDNIEIITDRTHLVHVSGHPRREEMARLYGWLKPKIVIPAHGEDLHLSEHAIFARGLGVKTVVRAGNGDVVAITADGASKVDEVTHGRLYQDGTLLVNALEKTISERRKLSFAGMISVAVAIDEKGGLAGDPEIAVLGLPPRTRDGTDFDEYVAEAVSELIDGIPKARRRDPEALRNALERGLRSAVNEEWGKKPLVHALVIEV, encoded by the coding sequence GTGACCCGTTCCAGCGATCAACTCGTCTTCGTTCCCCTCGGCGGCCTCGGCGAGATCGGCATGAACGCCGCGCTCTACGGGTTCGGCCCGGAAGGGCGGCGGAAATGGATCCTGGTCGATTGCGGCCTGTCCTTCGCCGGCCCCGAGGTTCCCGGCGTCGACATCATCCTGCCCGACCTGCGCTACATCATCGAAGAGCGTGCCAATCTGCTCGGCATCATCATCACCCACGCGCATGAGGACCATATCGGCGCGCTCGCCGCCTTGTGGCCCAGCTTGCGCGCGCCGGTCTATTGCACGCGTTTCGCCGCCGGCCTCCTGGCGACGCGCCGGCTCTCCGAGCCGGGCGCGCCCAAGGTGCCGATGCATGTGGTGGCGCAGGGCGGCCGCGTGACGCTTGGCCCCTTCGACATCGAATTCGTGCCGGTGGCGCATTCGATCCCCGAATCGAACGCGTTGGCGATCCGCACCCCGGTCGGCCTCGTCGTCCATACCGGCGACTGGAAGATCGACCCGACGCCTCAGGTTGGCCTGCCGACGGATGAGAAGCGGCTGCGCGAACTCGGCGACGAGGGCGTGCTCGCGCTGATCTGCGACTCGACCAATGTCATGCGCGACGGCACCAGCCCGAGCGAGGCCGAGGTCGCGGCCAAGCTGAAGGAACTGGTTCATTCCGCTCCGGGCCGTGTTGCCGTCACCACCTTCGCTTCGAACGTGGCCCGCCTGCGCGCTGTCGCCGAGGCCGCGATGGCCGACCAGCGCGAGGTCGTCGTCGTCGGGCGCGCCATGGACCGCGTCATCGATGTCGCGCGCGAATGCGGCTATCTCGACGGCATCCCGGCCTTCCGCTCGGCCGACACCTATGGCTATCTGCCGCGCGACAAGGTCGTGGCGCTGCTCACCGGCAGCCAAGGCGAGCCGCGCGCGGCGCTCTCGCGCATCGCATCGGACGATCATCCCGAGATCGCGCTCTCGCCCGGCGACCGGGTGATTTTCTCATCGCGCACCATTCCCGGCAATGAGAAGGCCGTCGGCAACATCCTGAACGCGCTCGCGCGCGACAATATCGAGATCATCACCGACCGCACCCATCTCGTCCATGTCTCGGGGCATCCGCGCCGCGAGGAGATGGCCAGGCTTTATGGCTGGTTGAAGCCGAAGATCGTCATCCCCGCCCATGGCGAGGATCTGCATCTGTCGGAGCATGCCATCTTCGCCCGTGGGCTCGGCGTCAAGACCGTGGTGCGCGCCGGCAATGGCGATGTCGTCGCGATCACAGCCGACGGCGCCAGCAAGGTCGACGAAGTCACGCATGGCCGCCTTTATCAGGACGGCACGCTGCTCGTGAACGCGCTGGAGAAGACCATCTCCGAGCGCCGAAAACTCTCCTTCGCCGGCATGATCTCGGTCGCGGTCGCTATCGACGAGAAGGGCGGGCTTGCCGGCGATCCCGAGATCGCGGTGCTGGGCTTGCCACCGAGGACGCGCGACGGCACCGATTTCGACGAATATGTCGCCGAGGCCGTCTCCGAATTGATCGACGGCATCCCCAAGGCGCGCCGGCGCGACCCCGAGGCGCTCCGCAATGCGCTGGAGCGCGGCCTGCGCAGCGCCGTCAACGAGGAATGGGGCAAGAAGCCGCTGGTGCATGCGCTGGTGATCGAGGTTTAA
- the nuoN gene encoding NADH-quinone oxidoreductase subunit NuoN: protein MTVPALGPALPEIILALGAIAMVLVGAIKGERSTRLLEGAAIALFVLALVLVLSGEGKLITFNGSFVADGFARFMKVLTLLGAAATILLSSDALRRSGSMRFEFPILVVLATVGMMMMISANDLISLYVGLELQSLALYVVAAFDRDNAKSTEAGLKYFVLGALSSGMLLYGSSLVYGFTGTVNFPGIAAATQGGHAGIGLIFGIVFIAAGVAFKISAVPFHMWTPDVYEGAPTPVAAFFASAPKMAAMAMVVRVFVGAFPGALHDWQQIIIFIAIASMALGAFAAIGQSNIKRLLAYSSIANMGYALVGLAAGTANGVQGVMVYMAIYLATTLGAFACVLLMRRDGKPVENISELAGLSRTNPWMAFALSMMMFSLAGIPPLAGFWAKFYVFLAAIEAKLYVLAVVGVVTSVVGAYYYLRLVKIIYFDDAKPAFEKGDIGVRAVLLISAAFVLVLSLAPAPLLNSAAAAAKSLF from the coding sequence ATGACCGTTCCCGCCCTCGGCCCCGCTCTGCCGGAAATCATCCTCGCGCTTGGCGCCATCGCCATGGTGCTGGTCGGTGCGATCAAGGGTGAGCGTTCGACGCGCCTGCTCGAAGGCGCGGCGATCGCGCTCTTCGTGCTGGCGCTCGTCCTGGTGCTCTCGGGCGAGGGCAAGCTCATCACCTTCAATGGCAGCTTCGTCGCCGACGGGTTTGCCCGCTTCATGAAGGTGCTGACGCTGCTGGGCGCGGCGGCCACGATCCTGCTCTCCTCCGATGCCTTGCGCCGCAGCGGCTCGATGCGCTTCGAATTCCCGATCCTTGTCGTGCTGGCGACGGTCGGCATGATGATGATGATCTCGGCCAACGACCTGATCAGCCTCTATGTCGGCCTGGAACTGCAGTCGCTGGCACTTTACGTCGTTGCCGCTTTCGACCGCGACAATGCGAAGTCGACCGAGGCCGGCCTGAAATACTTCGTCCTCGGGGCGCTCTCTTCGGGCATGCTGCTTTACGGTTCGTCGCTGGTCTACGGCTTCACCGGCACGGTGAATTTCCCGGGCATCGCCGCTGCCACCCAGGGCGGTCATGCCGGCATCGGGCTGATCTTCGGCATCGTCTTCATCGCGGCGGGCGTCGCCTTCAAGATCTCGGCCGTGCCGTTCCATATGTGGACGCCCGACGTCTATGAGGGCGCGCCGACACCGGTCGCGGCCTTTTTCGCCTCGGCCCCCAAGATGGCCGCGATGGCGATGGTGGTGCGCGTTTTCGTCGGCGCCTTCCCGGGCGCGCTGCATGACTGGCAGCAGATCATCATCTTCATCGCGATCGCCTCTATGGCGTTGGGCGCCTTCGCGGCGATCGGCCAGAGCAACATCAAGCGCCTGCTCGCCTATTCCTCGATTGCCAATATGGGCTATGCGCTGGTCGGCCTCGCCGCCGGCACCGCCAATGGCGTGCAGGGCGTCATGGTCTATATGGCGATTTATCTCGCTACGACGCTGGGCGCCTTCGCCTGCGTCCTGCTGATGCGCCGCGACGGCAAGCCGGTCGAGAATATCAGCGAGCTCGCCGGCCTCTCGCGCACCAATCCCTGGATGGCGTTTGCGCTGTCGATGATGATGTTCTCGCTCGCCGGCATTCCGCCTCTGGCCGGCTTCTGGGCGAAGTTCTACGTCTTCCTCGCTGCGATCGAGGCCAAGCTCTATGTGCTGGCCGTGGTCGGCGTGGTGACCAGCGTGGTCGGCGCCTATTATTATCTGCGCCTGGTCAAGATCATCTATTTCGACGATGCCAAGCCCGCCTTCGAGAAGGGTGATATCGGCGTGCGCGCTGTGCTGCTGATTTCGGCGGCCTTCGTGCTGGTGCTGTCGCTGGCCCCCGCGCCGCTGCTCAATTCGGCGGCTGCGGCGGCGAAGTCGCTGTTCTGA